A DNA window from Candidatus Hydrogenedentota bacterium contains the following coding sequences:
- a CDS encoding sialate O-acetylesterase: MFCDHMVVQQQKPVMVWGKAAPKAKVQVTLASRSASVRADETGAWKVALEPMTAGGPYDLTIKSRRATAVIHDVLVGEVWVCSGQSNMEWPVSLVNNAEKEIAEANHPEVRLFTVAKKVSGEPLDGCSGSWALCSPETVKDFSAVGYFFGRRLNEILKVPVGLIDSSWGGTPAEAWTSRPTLEADPDLDVIVKRWDDTIAKYPEAKKQYDAALAEWQKAADEAKAKGEAEPKKPGEPAGPAHPHRTSGLYNGMIKPLIPYGIRGAIWYQGESNAGRAYQYRKLFPAMIQDWRKNWGSDEFPFLFVQLANFMERNPDANAPSAWAELREAQSMTLSLANTGQAVIIDIGEAKDIHPRNKQDVGARLTQAAWEIVYHLEGAVYSGPTYESMRVDGNKVHVKFKNTFGGLMANGGEPVRGFAVAGEDKKFVWANTKIEGDEVVVWADDVAKPVAVRYGWGDNPDCTLYNKPGLPASPFRTDTWPGITIEAK; the protein is encoded by the coding sequence ATGTTCTGCGACCACATGGTTGTGCAACAGCAGAAACCGGTCATGGTGTGGGGCAAGGCCGCACCGAAAGCGAAGGTCCAAGTAACGCTGGCCTCCAGGTCTGCCAGCGTGCGTGCTGACGAGACTGGGGCGTGGAAGGTGGCTCTGGAGCCTATGACGGCTGGAGGTCCCTACGACTTGACAATTAAGTCTCGCCGGGCAACGGCGGTCATCCACGATGTGCTCGTGGGTGAGGTGTGGGTGTGCTCGGGGCAGTCCAATATGGAATGGCCCGTTTCGCTCGTGAACAATGCCGAGAAAGAAATCGCCGAGGCCAACCATCCCGAGGTGCGATTGTTCACGGTGGCAAAGAAAGTTTCCGGCGAGCCGTTGGATGGGTGTTCGGGGTCGTGGGCATTGTGTTCGCCTGAGACGGTCAAGGATTTCTCGGCCGTGGGGTATTTTTTTGGCCGCAGGCTAAATGAGATCCTTAAAGTGCCTGTTGGCTTGATCGATTCCTCGTGGGGCGGGACGCCGGCAGAAGCGTGGACCAGCCGTCCGACCTTGGAGGCCGACCCCGATCTCGACGTCATCGTGAAGCGATGGGACGATACGATCGCGAAGTATCCGGAAGCCAAGAAGCAGTACGATGCGGCGTTGGCCGAGTGGCAGAAAGCGGCGGATGAAGCGAAAGCGAAAGGCGAGGCGGAACCGAAGAAACCGGGCGAGCCGGCAGGGCCTGCTCATCCGCACCGGACTTCGGGATTGTACAACGGCATGATCAAGCCGCTTATTCCGTATGGGATTCGGGGTGCGATCTGGTACCAGGGCGAGTCCAACGCGGGCCGGGCTTATCAGTATCGCAAGCTGTTCCCTGCGATGATTCAGGATTGGCGAAAGAATTGGGGTTCGGACGAGTTTCCATTCCTGTTTGTCCAGCTTGCCAATTTCATGGAACGAAATCCGGATGCAAATGCACCATCCGCCTGGGCCGAACTGCGCGAGGCGCAGTCGATGACCCTTTCGCTCGCGAATACGGGGCAGGCGGTCATTATCGACATCGGCGAGGCGAAGGACATTCATCCGCGGAACAAGCAAGACGTTGGTGCGCGGCTGACTCAGGCCGCATGGGAGATCGTGTATCACCTGGAAGGCGCCGTTTACTCCGGACCGACCTATGAATCCATGCGAGTCGACGGCAACAAGGTTCACGTGAAGTTCAAGAATACGTTTGGCGGTCTCATGGCCAATGGCGGAGAACCGGTACGCGGTTTTGCGGTCGCCGGTGAAGACAAGAAGTTCGTGTGGGCAAACACCAAGATCGAGGGCGATGAAGTGGTAGTCTGGGCGGACGATGTCGCGAAGCCGGTGGCGGTACGCTACGGCTGGGGCGACAATCCCGATTGTACCCTCTACAACAAGCCGGGACTTCCCGCTTCTCCCTTCCGCACCGACACGTGGCCGGGGATAACCATCGAGGCGAAATAG
- a CDS encoding YihY family inner membrane protein, whose protein sequence is MGDFIKRAFDSLERGRRFVTHDIWYIGRPGEQIPHGFIIKQVRVIILLMQNLLQGALLLRAAALTFTTTLSIVPFLAIIFFVIQELNLGADISNFVVSMLEESRAQPVVTTLDSQPQSLLPSQETGGEKSADTLDPNERAAKMLNERVANMLVEWVFPELKNELPSDKAADPVAWIVQRAQQGVDLRAMGTLGIFFVLATVFGLMWNIESAFNAIWGLKSTRSWYRIFSDYMMVVILLPFLVAGVLSVTAVLTSGPLAERLGILAYGLRGIQYIVIWLAFAVLYAMVPNTKVMWRYALLGGVVAGTMWCLTSWAYVELQIGVSRNSLIYSSFVLFPLLLMWIHISWIILLFGAELTFAYQNEKTFAMERHAAGASHAYREAVGLRAMVEVCRRFDAGEPGMSVSEAAEDWNVPTRLINQTLDLLEDAGLVRRCGTEPVTYAPARSIHKITIGDVVHSLREAGREPSALRQDELLRPLLEEVSAAESVPLRANMSDLIHRFNPPLPLIALDDEEAPEELEDQSGNTQPVS, encoded by the coding sequence ATGGGAGATTTCATAAAACGCGCATTCGATTCTCTTGAACGGGGACGCCGGTTCGTTACCCACGATATCTGGTACATCGGCCGTCCCGGCGAGCAGATTCCCCACGGATTCATCATCAAGCAGGTGCGCGTCATCATTTTGCTTATGCAAAACCTGCTCCAAGGCGCGCTGCTCCTGCGCGCCGCCGCGCTCACTTTCACAACAACGCTCTCCATAGTGCCGTTTTTGGCCATCATCTTCTTCGTGATCCAGGAACTGAACCTCGGAGCCGACATATCGAACTTCGTTGTCTCCATGCTCGAAGAGAGCCGAGCTCAACCGGTTGTGACCACTTTAGACTCCCAACCTCAGTCACTGTTGCCTTCTCAGGAAACCGGCGGCGAGAAGTCCGCGGATACCCTGGACCCCAACGAGCGAGCCGCCAAAATGCTCAACGAACGAGTTGCCAATATGCTCGTCGAGTGGGTCTTTCCCGAACTGAAGAACGAACTACCCAGCGACAAAGCCGCCGACCCCGTCGCATGGATCGTTCAGAGAGCTCAGCAAGGCGTGGATCTGCGCGCCATGGGAACCTTGGGCATATTCTTCGTCCTTGCCACGGTGTTTGGACTCATGTGGAATATTGAGTCGGCTTTCAATGCAATTTGGGGCCTGAAGTCCACCCGCTCCTGGTACCGCATCTTCAGCGATTACATGATGGTCGTGATCTTGCTCCCGTTCCTCGTGGCGGGCGTCTTGAGTGTCACCGCTGTGCTGACAAGCGGACCCCTGGCAGAACGCCTCGGAATCCTCGCCTACGGTCTTCGAGGCATTCAATACATCGTCATATGGCTTGCCTTTGCCGTGCTCTACGCGATGGTGCCCAACACAAAGGTGATGTGGCGCTACGCATTACTCGGAGGGGTCGTGGCGGGCACGATGTGGTGCCTCACCTCGTGGGCATACGTCGAACTCCAGATCGGCGTGAGCCGCAACAGCCTCATCTACTCAAGCTTCGTGCTATTCCCGCTCTTGCTCATGTGGATTCACATCAGTTGGATCATCCTGCTCTTCGGCGCCGAACTGACGTTCGCCTACCAGAACGAAAAGACCTTCGCGATGGAACGCCACGCCGCGGGCGCGAGCCACGCCTATCGCGAAGCCGTGGGACTCCGCGCGATGGTCGAAGTGTGCCGACGATTCGATGCCGGCGAACCCGGTATGTCCGTTTCGGAAGCGGCCGAAGACTGGAACGTCCCCACGCGCCTGATAAACCAGACCCTCGACCTGCTTGAAGATGCCGGACTCGTGCGCCGCTGCGGCACGGAGCCGGTGACCTACGCGCCCGCGCGCTCCATCCACAAGATCACCATCGGAGACGTCGTCCATTCGCTTCGCGAAGCCGGACGCGAACCTTCCGCGCTACGCCAGGATGAACTTCTGCGTCCCCTGTTGGAAGAGGTCTCCGCGGCGGAATCGGTACCCCTTCGTGCGAACATGTCCGACCTGATTCACCGGTTCAATCCGCCCTTGCCGCTTATCGCGCTGGATGATGAGGAAGCTCCCGAAGAACTCGAAGATCAATCCGGAAACACGCAACCGGTTTCATAA